AAACACTGGTTAAAGAAAAAGAGGCCGAAGAACTGGGCCATTTAATAGCTGGCGGAAAATTTCTCAGCTTCTTTTTAGGTAAAGAGGAGTACGCTATTGAAATTTTAAAAGTGCAGGAAATTATTGGCCTCATGCCGATTACTCCTGTACCCAAAATGCCGAAGTACATTCGCGGGGTGTTAAACCTTAGAGGTAAAATTGTACCGGTAATGAATCTGCGGCTTCGCTTTGAACTGCCGGCGGTGGAAGACACCGACGAGACCTGCGTGATTGTTGTGCAGGAGGATGATTACCTGATGGGCGTGCTGGTAGATAAAGTATCTGAAGTAGCCGACATCAAGGACAATCAGATTGAGGAAGTGCCTTCATTTGGTGTGAAGGGAAACAGCGAATACCTGGCCGGTATTGGTAAAGTTAAAGAGTCTGTAAAGATGATCGTTGATATCCATAAAGTACTATTTGATGTACCTGAAGAAGTTTTGGACACAAACGAGACCGCAGCTTAATTCAATAAATTCAATAAGTAAAAATAAGGTAACAGAACAATGTCATCGATTAATAACTATTTAAACAACATCACCGGAGGAGGCAGTGCTTCGGAAGGTAGCTGGACTATTGGGAAAAGAATTTTCTTCCTGACCGCTTCCGCAGCGGTAGTAACACTGATACTCGGAGCCATTGCTTTATTCTCCCTGAGTAAAATTCAGAGTAACACCACTTCTTTATCTGATATTTCATTTAATGAGTGGGGAACTGCGGCAGCGTTTGAGACAGCAGTTCGAAAAGCAGGCTACGAACACCTGCAGTTCACAAATACCAATGACGTTTCCTATATGGAAACGGCTCTTTCCAGATTCGAAAAAATCTATGGCGAATACGGAGAGTTTGAAGAGTATGTAGAAGCATACGATCTGCCGGTATTGGAAGAAAACATGGTGGGCCTTAAAGAGGTAATTGAAAGCTATGAAAGCAACCTTCAGGCATATCTTGATGCTACCCTGGCACTGGAGAATAATACCGATCCGTCTGAACTGACAAAAGTGAGTAATGCCTTATTCGAATCAGAGAGAAATGCTGCTATCGATTATCAGGAGCTGCTGGATCGTTCAGTTGCAATCAATCAGGCTGCCGAAGATGGTGCACGAGCCCTTGCGAGCGACACTCAGACTACCGTAGATAATTATGTATGGATTATTAGTGTAGTAGCGGTGCTTTCGGTATTAGGAGTATTGGCATTCGGGTTCTTCATTGGAAGGTCGATCAGCAATACACTGAAAAGTATCATAAACAGACTGAAGAGCGGTTCTGAGCAAGTGAACGCTTCTTCTGAACAGCTGTCCGGCGCCAGCCAGCAATTGGCAGAAAGTGCCAGCGAGCAGGCGGCAAGTCTTCAGGAAACCAC
The nucleotide sequence above comes from Gracilimonas sp.. Encoded proteins:
- a CDS encoding chemotaxis protein CheW produces the protein MEETLVKEKEAEELGHLIAGGKFLSFFLGKEEYAIEILKVQEIIGLMPITPVPKMPKYIRGVLNLRGKIVPVMNLRLRFELPAVEDTDETCVIVVQEDDYLMGVLVDKVSEVADIKDNQIEEVPSFGVKGNSEYLAGIGKVKESVKMIVDIHKVLFDVPEEVLDTNETAA